The genomic segment CGCGGCTTTCCTGGCCAACGTGAGCCACGAGACCGGTGGCCTGGTCTACATCGACGAGATCAACCAGGCCAACTGGCCGCACTACTGCGACACCTCGCAGCCGTACGGGTGCCCGGCCGGTCAGTCCGCCTATCACGGGCGCGGCCCGATCCAGCTGAGCTGGAACTTCAACTATTACGCGGCAGGTAACGCGCTCGGTGTCGACCTGCTCAACAACCCGAACCTGGTCGCCACCAACTCGTCGATCTCGTGGCAGACCGGCCTCTGGTATTGGATGACCGGCACCGGCGCCGCGGGCACCACGTCGCACAACGCGATGGTCAACGGCAACGGCTTCGGCACGACGATCCGCGCCATCAACAGCATCGAGTGCAACGGCGGGAACTCGGGCCAGGTGCAGAGCCGGATCAGCCTCTACACCCGGTTCGCCGGCATCCTCGGCGTCCCCACGGGCGGCAACCTGTCCTGCTGACCCCTCCGATCGACGGTGCCGCCGGGAATCCCTGCCCCGGCGGCACCGCCCTTTCTGAGGTGGTCACGTGAGGACGTGGACGAGACCGAGCACCGTGGCCACGACGATTGCGGCTTTGAGCAGCCAGAAAGCGTGCTCGGCGAGCAGCCGGAGAACCGGGACGGCGGTGGTCAGCACCCCGGCCAGGGTGAGGGCGCAGGCCGAGGAATAGACGGTCAGTTCGGTGCGGGAAGCATCCGCGGCGGGACCTGACCCGGAGGTGGCCGCGAAGATGAGCAGGGCGATCGCGAACATCAGGCATCGAGCGAGATCCCGACGAGGGTCGGGGCGGCGCCTGCGGCGGGCGGTCGTGGGAGTTAGGCCGGCTGTCAGTCGAGAGACCCCTGGGTTCATCTCGGTGCCCCCTGAACTTCAATGAACTTCTGTGAAGTAAGGCTAAGGCAAGTGCCGGACGTGAATCTTCGTTCAATCACGTTCTCGGCACAGTATGTACGGCGTGCGTTTTGGCGTAGCGCGAGCTTGCACGGCACCCTAAACTTCGGCGGCATTCCCTGAAGTTCAGTGAAGGGTGCGAGATGCAGCCGGCAGAGCGGCCCGAGGCACGTCTGGCACGACGCCTGCGTGCGCTCCGGCTTCAGCAGTGGCCCGACCTGAAGGTCACTCAGCAGCAAGTGGCGGAGGCGCTGGGCCGGGGCACCCCGCTGAGCCTGTCGTTGATCTCGTCGTGGGAGTCCGTCCGCAAACCGATCGTTCCCCCCGCGAACCGGCTGGCGCAGTACGCGCTCTTCTTCGCGACCCGGCGCAGCGTCGAGTCGGAGCCGGCCCGGCTGCTGGAGGAGCACGAACTCACCGAGGACGAGCGAACCACGCGCGACGTGGTGCACGCCGATCTGCTCAGCCTGCGGTCGTTCGAGGATTCGGTCCCGGACGACCCGGGCGCTTTCTGGCCGCAACGGCTCACGATCGCCGGCTCCATCGGCGACAGCATCGGCGGCGGCACGTGGTTCTTCCCGGATCAGCGGTCGATCATCATCGTCAGCGGGAGCATGTCGCCCCGTTTGCGCAGCTTGATGCCGTACGCGGATGTCAAGAACCCGGATTACGTACGCGCTCTGACGCTCGCCGATCTGGATGCGCTGGTCGAGCTGCACGGACATATCCGCGCCGTGAACCCGGCGGCTGACGTGCGCATTCTGAAGTCGGAGGAGATGGACGAGGACGATTTCACGTCTCATCTGGTGTTGCTGGGTGGCGGGGATTTCAACTCCGTCAACCGGGACATCACCCGGCGGCTGGAATTGGCGGTTCGTCAACAGTTGCGGCCGAGCGAAAAAGATTCGGGCTTTTTTTCGACGGCCGAAGGGACTACCTTCAAGCCCGTCCTCGACGATGCAACCGGTAGTTTGGCCGAGGACGTCGCGCTGTTTTATCGGGGCAAAAACCCCTACAACGCGCGGCGAACCGTGACTTTGTGTAGTGGTATGTATGCGCGGGGGACGTACGGCGCGGTGAGAGCCCTGACCGACGTAAAGTTTCGCGATCGTAATGAGGAGCACATCAGCAACCGCTTTACTAAGGCTGAGTCGTTCAGTGTTCTGATGCGTGTTCGGGTCAATCCGAATGGAGCGGTGGTGACCCCCGACTGGACACAGTCCGAGGTGCGGCTGCATGAGTGGCCGCCCGAGGCTGAGGCGTGAGCGAGGACGACAGCGCTCACCATTCTTCGCACCGCGGTCTCATTGCTCCGGCGACCGCGGGCGATCTCGGCGTACCCGTCGACGCCATCATCGTGCCGAGCGCGCGCTACGAGGTGTCGTTGCGGGAGGCCGCCCGGCTCGCCGCGGAACTGAAGTGCGTGCTGCTGGTGCTCTCCAGCAAGCGATCGGATGCGCAGCGGGTCGCCGACTTCCTGCGCGACGTCGACGTCGACGTCGTCCCGGTCGACTTCCCCACGACCGGAATCGCGGGGCTGCCCGGGCTCGAGACGTCCACCATTCTGAACAAGTCGCGGCTGCGGCGGCGCACGGACACGAGCGCCAAGCGGAACCTGGGGCTGGTGTTCGCCCGGATGGCGGGCTGGAGCCGGGTCGTGTTCCTGGACGACGACATCATGGTGCCCGAGGCTGACGACCTGCGCCGTGCGGTCGCCCTCCTCGACACCTGCGACGCGGTCGGCCTGCGCATCGGCGGCTATCCCGACAACTCCGTGGTCTGTCACGCCAACCGCGAGACCGGCGCCGCCCAGGACACGTTCCTGGGCGGCGGAGCCATGGCGGTGGCGACCCACCGGATCGACTCGTTCTTCCCGGAGATCTACAACGAGGACTGGTTCTTCCTCATCGACGACACGACGCTGCGGCCGGTCGGCCAGGTCGGCGTCGCGCTGCAGAAGGCGTACGACCCGTTCGCCAACCCCGATCGGGCGCGTGACGAGGAGTTCGGCGACGTGCTGGCCGAGGGGTTGTTCGCGCTCTTCGACGACGGCGGCAAGATCGGTGACGCCACCGAGCAGTACTGGGAGAAGTTCCTCGCGGCGCGGCTGGAACTGATCACCCGGATCAAGGACAAGTGCACCACCTCGGCCCGTGACCAGCAGATCCGCGCGTCGCTGACCGCGGCCGGGGGTCGTCTGCGGATCATCACGCCGCGTGATTGCGTCGTCTACATCAGAGCTTGGCAGCGCGACCGGACGGTCTGGGCCACGTTCATGACCGGGACGGACCCGGTGGGCGACATTCCCCTCGTGCTGAAGCAGCTAGGGCTCACTCGCCGGCATCCGCGCCCGCCAGCGCCGAAGCCAGGAGCGCGACGACCAGAGCGAGTGGGAGCAAGGTGAGCATGGCGGCGGCCAAGCCGGTCGCGTGGGCCAGCCAGCCCATGCCGAGCGGCCCGAAGATGCTGGCGCTGTAGCCGACCGCGGTCATAGCGGCCACCGCGGACGACGTGGCCGCGTTACCGGCCGCGCTCAGCGCCGCCGGGAACACCCAGCAGATGCCGATACCCCAGCCCAGAGCGCCGATGAAGGCCCACGAGCCGGCGTCGGCGAAGACCACGAGAGCGATGCTGAGGGCCGCCGCGATGGCACCGGAGCGAACGACGCCGGTGGCCCCGGCGCGGCGGTGCGGGCGCTCGGCGAACAGGCGCCCGGCGGCCATGGCCGAGACGAACAGGGTGTAGCCGAGGGCGGCGCCGGTGTGCGAAAGGCCGCGTTCCTGGTGGAGGAAGACCGCGAGCCAGTCGCCGGCCGCACCCTCGACAACGGCGCCGCAGAAGATCAGGGTACCGATCGGCAGCAGGCGCCGCACCGGCCATCGCTGCTGGTGGCGCGACCGGGCAGAGCGGAGGTCCTTGGCCTCGCCGAACGTCCGCAGGCTGAGCGCGCACAGCCCGGCTGTGAGCGCGCCGACCGTGACCAGGTGCGGCAGCAGCGGGACGGCGAAGCGGGCCGCGGCCAGGCCCAGACCGGCCCCGGCCATGCTGCCGACGCTCCACCAGCCGTGGAAGCGGCTCATCAGATGCTTGTCGAGCCGGCTCTCGACCGCGTGGCCCTGCACGTTCATGCCGGCGTCCCAGACGCCGCTGCCCAGACCCATGACCAGCAGAGTCAGGGCCAGGACGGGGGTGGACCGGCTGAGCGCGATCGCCGGCAGCGAGGCCAGCGTGACGACGAAACCGAAGGTCAGGACCCGGCGGCTACCGAACCGTTCGCAGGCCGCCCCGGTGAGCAGCATCGCGGTCAGGGTGCCGAGGCCGAGCATCAGGAGCGCGGCGCCGAAGCGGACAAAATCGGCCTGGGTCTGCTCGAGAACCGGAGGCAGCCGGGACATCCAGGACGCCTGCGTCGCGCCGCTGAGGGCGAACACCAGACTGACGCCACGAGCGGCCCCCACAAGTCACCCCCGTCGATGACTCTAACGGGGGTGACTACAAATCGCGGATCATGCGGGCGCGCAGGGTAGTGCTAGCGGGCCGAGACCTCGTCGAGCGCGGCGATCTCGTCGGCCGCCAGGTCGAGGGTGGCCGAGGCGATCAGGGCCGGCAGTTGCTCGGTCGTACGGGCGCTGGCGATAGGGGCGGCGACGTTCTTGCGCGTACGCAACCAGGCGAGCGCAACCGTGGCCGGTTCGACGCCGTGTGTGGCCGCGACGTCGGTGAGCACCTTGATGACGGCCAGCCCGTCCTCGGTCAGGTACTTCTGGGCCCCGCCACCACGCGGACCACTGGCCAGGTCGGCCTCCGTACGGTATTTGCCGGTCAGGAAGCCGCTGGCCAGCGCGTAGTAGGGCAGCACGGCCAGGCCCTCGGCCTCGGCCACGGGTGCGATGTCGCGCTCGTACGCCGTGCGCTCGACCAGGTTGTAGTGCGGCTGCACGGCCACGGGCAGCGTGAAACCGTTCCTGCGGGCGACCTCGAACCACTCCCGGATGCGCTCGGCGCTGTAGTTGGAGACGCCGATCGCGCGCACCTTGCCCGCCTTGACCAGGGCGTCGAACGCGCCCGCGGTCTCCTCGAGCGGGGTGTCGGCGTCGTCGTAGTGCGCGTAGTAGAGGTCGATGTAGTCGGTCCGGAGCCGGGTCAGCGACGCGTCGGCCGCCGCCGCGACGGTGGCCGCGGCCAGACCCCGGAACTGCGGGTGCTGGCTGACCTTGGTGGCCAGCACGACCCGGTCCCGCCCGCCGCGGGCGGCGAACCAGTTCCCGATGATCGTCTCCGACTCGCCTCCTGAGTTGCCGGGCACCCAGGCCGAATAGCCGTCCGCGGTGTCGACGAAGTTGCCGCCGGCCGCGACGAACGCATCCAGCACCTGATGCGACGCGGACTCGTCACTGGTCCAGCCGAACACGTTGCCGCCCAGGTTGAGCGGGAACACCTCGATACCGCTGCTGCCCAGAGTGCTCATGGTCGTCCCTTCCACGCCGTGGTCTTCTCCATCTCCTCCCATACCCGTGACCTGCGGAAGATGCGTCCCGCGGGGTGAGTCCGTCACCACAGGTCCACCGGTCCCAGGATCGGCCGAGTGATGGTTGGACCGCCGGAAAAGGCGAATGCTGGGGGCATGACAACCTTCACGATGGCCGGCGGGATCACCGTCGAGCGCATGGGTTACGGCGCGATGCAACTCGCCGGGCCGGGGGTCTTCGGGCCGCCCAAGGACCGCGCCGAGGCGATCGCCGTGCTGCGGACGGCAGTGGAGTCCGGCGTCGATCACATCGACACGGCCGACTTCTACGGGCCGCACATCACCAACCAGATCATCCGCGAAGCCCTTCACCCGTACGGGGAACAGCTCCTGATCGTCACGAAGGTGGGCGCGGTCCGGGACGACAAGGGTGGCTGGGTGCACGCGCGCGAGCCCCGCCAGCTGCGCGAACAGGTGCAGGACAACCTGCGCAACCTCGGCGTGGACGCGCTCGACGTGGTCAACCTGCGGGTCGGCGGCGGCGCGGACGGCCACTCGCCGGTGCCGGGTTCGATCGCCGACAAGTTCGGGGCGCTGGCCGACATGCGCCGGGAAGGTCTGATCAAGCATCTGGGCCTGAGCGTGGTGGACGCCGACCAGGTCGCCGAGGCGCAGTCGATCGCCCCGATCGTCACCGTGCAGAACTGGTACAACGTCGCGCACCGGGGTGACGAGAAACTGATCGCCGCGCTCGGTGAGCAGGGCATCTCGTACGTTCCGTTCTGGCCGCTGGGCGGGTTCAGCCCGTTGCAGTCGGGCACGCTCGACGAGGTGGCGGCTCGGATCGGCGCGAGCCGGCAGGCGGTGGCGCTGGCCTGGCTGCTCCACCAGGCCCCCAACATCCTGCTCATCCCGGGCACGTCCTCAGTCGCGCACCTGCGCGAGAACCTGTCCGCGGGCGCGCTCACCCTCGATCAGGACGCGCTGGACGCCTTGGAGAACGTCTCGGCGCCCGACTGAAGCAGACGCAGGGCGTGCTGGTCGGGTGAGCCGGCCGGGGCGGTGTAGACGAACATCGTCTGCTCGGCGTCGCCCGGCATGGTCAGGGCCTGATAGGTGATGGTGAGCGCGCCGACGACCGGATGCCGGAAGCGCTTGGTGCCGCTCGTGCGGGCCAGCACCTGGTGGTCGGCCCACCAGCGGCGGAACTCCTCGCTGCGCACCGACAGCTCACCGACCAGCGCCGACAGGTCCGGGTCGTCGGGGTGGCGGCCGGCGTCGACACGCAGCGTGGCCACCGTCTCGGCGGCGATGACGGCCCAGTCCGGGTGCAGATCGCGGGCGTTCTCGTCGAGAAAGATGAACCGGGCGTAGTTGCGCTCGCGGGCCGGCAACGCGTTGAAGTCGCAGATCAGGGCGCGGGCGGCGTGGTTGATCGCGAGCACGTCCATCCGGCGGCCCACGATGAAGGCGGGCGCGCCGGCCGCGTCGAGCGTCTCCAGCAGCTGATAGGTCGCCGGGGCCACCCGCTGCGGGCGGCGCGGCGGGCGGCGGCGGGCCTCCCGGGGCCGGGCCAGGTCGAACAGGTGGGCCCGCTCGGTGTCGTCGAGACGCAGCGCGCGGGCGATCGCGTCGAGCACCGTCGACGACGGGTTGAGGTTGCGGCCCTGCTCGAGGCGGACGTAGTAGTCGACGCTCACGCCGGCCAGCGCGGCCAGTTCCTCGCGCCGCAGACCGGGCACGCGGCGGGCTCCGGCGGTGTCGCCCAGGCCGAACTCCTCGGGCCGGAGCCGGGCCCGGCGCGAGCGGAGAAACTCCTTGAGATCCGCGTTGTGGGTCACGCCCTCCAGTATCGACGCCGCCGGGCGCGCGTCGAAGGGCGAACCTGGTACTGCCGTTCCTAGGGTGCGCCAGGCCTGTTCCGGCAGCTCATGGGCCCTTCCCGGCGGGTTCGATGGTGAGGAACTCCAAGACGAGAGAGGTTCTCCCATGAGCATGATTCGTTCCGCCCAGGTCGCCGAGCCGGGCGCCCCGTTCCGCATCGTCGAGTCGGCTCGCCCCGAACCCGGCCGCGGTCAGGTGCGGGTCGCCGTCGAGGCCTGCGGGGTCTGCCGCACCGACGCGGCCTTCGTCAACGCCGCCTTCCCGGTGTCGTTCCCGCTGGTCACCGGGCACGAGATCGCCGGGCGGGTGGACGCCGTGGGCGAGGACGTCGAGGGCTGGCAGACCGGTGACCGGGTGGCGGTCGGCTGGTTCGGCGGCCATTGCGGCGTGTGCGACCCCTGCCGTTCGGGCGACTTCATCCACTGTGTACGCCTTCAGGTGCCGGGCTGGGCCTACCCGGGCGGCTACGCCGACGCGCTCGTCGTGCCGGCCAACGCCCTGGCCCGCATCCCCGACGCGATCACCGCGGCCGAGGCGGCGCCGATGGGCTGCGCCGGTGTGGCCACGTTCAACGGGCTGCGCTCCAGCTCGGCCCGTCCCGGCGAGCTCGTCGCCGTGCTCGGCCTGGGCGGGCTCGGTCACCTGGGTGTGCAGTTCGCGGCCAAGCTGGGCTTCGAGACGGTGGCGATCGCCCGCGGCGAGGCCCGCGAGGCGGACGCGCGGGAACTGGGTGCCCACCACTACCTCGACAGCGCGGCCGGCGACGTGGCGCAGCGGCTGCAGCAGCTCGGCGGGGCCACGGTAGTGCTGGCCACGGCGGGCAGTTCGGCCGCGATGAGCGCCGCGATCGACGGGCTCGCCCCGAACGGGCAGCTCGTGGTGGTCGGGGCGGACCCGGCGCCGATCGAGGTGAGCCCGTTCCAGATCATCTCGACCAGCCGCACGGTGCACGGCCACCCCTCCGGCACGGCCCGCGACGTCGAGGAGACGCTGCGGTTCGCGGCCCTGACGGGCATCCGGGCCCGTACGGAGGAAATGCCGTTGACCGACGTGCAAGCCGCCTACGACCGCATGCTCGCCGGTGACGCCCACTACCGCGTGGTGCTCACCCCCGGCCGCTAGGTCACCAGGCGACGACGCCCTGCGTGGCCGGCTGCAGCGTGCCGACCTGCAGCGACGTCATGGTGATGGCGCTCTGCTCGGGCGCCGGGAAGTCGATCAGCTTGGCCGCGGGGCCGTCGGTCGAGGCCTGCAGGTTGAACGAGAGTGTGTTGCCGGTGCCGCAGCCGGCGTCGCCCTTGTCGCACGGCACCCACTTGATGCCCTGGAAGGCGCTGCTGCCGGCCTTGAGCATGGTCGGGACGGCCGCGCCGGGCTGGTTGACGTTTTTGACCGGCACGTCGACGACCTCACCGGCGGCGTTGCGCAGCGAGATGGCGGCCCGGCCGTTCACGCCGCAGTCCGAGTCGGACTTGTTGGTGACGGCGACCAGCCCGCGCTGCGCACCGTCCTCCCGGGCGGGCTGCAGCGTGATCTCGACCGACACGTCCACGTTGGTGCAGGGCGCGCCGGGCACGTGCGGCGAGGCGGCCGCGGACTTGGTGGCGGCGACCGGTTCGCCCGGGGCGGCCGCCGCGTCGCCGGTGCCGTTGGCGCAGGCCTGCATGCCGAGTGTCAGGCCCGCGGCCACCGCGCCGAGCACAAGGGTGCGGAAAGAAGGCGTTCGCATAGCTTTCTCCTGATTCGTCGGGCTTGCGAGTCCACCTCCACGGTGCCCGACAAGATCGCGAGCTGGCCTGTCTGGCGCCCGAGTGGCATGAAATCAGGAGAATCCGACTACCTTTCGATCACCGTACGGGTCCGGGCGCCCGGTTGCGTGACAGCCGGCCGCGAACCGGACGGTCGACGGGTTAATGCGTTGCGGGGCCTGCGCGATCCACCTACTTTGGTCCCATGACCGAACAAACTGCCGAGAGCAGACGCGCGTAACCACTTGTCGCACGGTTGCGCCGCCTTCTCCCCGTACGGGAAAGGCGGTTTTTCGTTTTCCTGGGCTGTTGGAGTAGCGGTCAACTCGCCTGACTCTCGATCAGGAGACCACGGGTTCGAATCCCGTACGGCCTACTTGCATGTTGCTTATGGCGCGGTGGACGAAAGGTAGAGTCGCCCGGCTTTCACCCGGGACACGTTGCGGGTTCGAGTCCCGTCCGCGCTGCTAGGGCCTGGTATCTCAGAAGGACAGAGCGGCCGAAACGTCTAAACGGTGTCACGGCGAATGGCTGTCGGGATCAGGACCACTACGGCAGCGGACCCCCGAGCAACACCACGACCACCCCGGCCGCGGCTGCGCTCAGCAGGGTCAGGACCGGGCCGCGGCGCAGGGCCAGCATCAGCACCAGGGCCCCTGCCAGCACAGCCAGCTGCCAGGCCTCGGTCAAAGCCAGCGTCAGGGGAACGGCTGACCCCAAGATGGCCCCGATCGCACCCGGCCCCGCGCCGTCGAGGAAGGCGCGGACGCGTTGGTTGGCCCGCAACTGATCGAACCGGTGGGCGCCCAGCAGGATGAACGCGAAGGACGGCCCGAACGCCACCGTGGCCGCCAGCAGTCCACCGGCCAGACCGGCCGCCGCGTAGCCGACGACCGCGACCGTGTGCACCACCGGGCCCGGCGTGATCTGGCCCAGGGCCACGGCGTTGAGGAACTCCGGGTCGGTCATCCAGTGGTAGTGGTCGACGGCGTCGGCCTGCATGAGCGGGATGATGACGAAACCACCCCCGTACGAGAGGGCGCCCACCTTGAGGGCCACCCAGGCGACGCTGCCCGCCAAACCCGCGGAGGCGATCAGCGGGAGCGCGCTCAGCGGCGGCCGGGTCACGGGCATCCGCTGGAAGACGGCTTCGGCCACCCCGCAGGCGATCAGCAGCAGCACCAGCCAGGGGCCGATGGTGGCCGCGCCGGCCGCGCCCAGCAGCAGATAGACGAGCCAGCGGCGACGGCTCGGCGCGCGGTGCCAGCCCGGCCCGAGCAAACTCCACCCGGCCTGGACGGCCACGGCGGCCACCGCTGCCCCCGCGCCGGCGCCGGCGGCTTCGACCCAGAGCGGCGGGTTGCCCAGGAACAGCATGGCCAGGATCAGGATCGCGAGCAGGCCGGGCAGGATGAAGGCGAGCCCGCCCACGACTGCGCCGGCCCTTCCCCGTACGCGCCAGGCAGTGAAGATGGCCAACTGCGTGGAGGCGGGGCCCGGCAGCAGATTGCAGGCGGCGATCGCGTCTTCGAACTCCTGCGCGTCCATCCACTTGCGGTCGTCGACGCAAAGTTTTCGCAGCAGCGCGATGTGCGCGGGGGGCCCGCCGAACCCGACGCAGCCGATTCGCCCCCATTCGCGCAGGACGGTGCCCAGCCCGACGGTCATGAGCGCACCGTGTGCAGCAGGAAGCCGATCCGCTCG from the Paractinoplanes abujensis genome contains:
- a CDS encoding XRE family transcriptional regulator, giving the protein MQPAERPEARLARRLRALRLQQWPDLKVTQQQVAEALGRGTPLSLSLISSWESVRKPIVPPANRLAQYALFFATRRSVESEPARLLEEHELTEDERTTRDVVHADLLSLRSFEDSVPDDPGAFWPQRLTIAGSIGDSIGGGTWFFPDQRSIIIVSGSMSPRLRSLMPYADVKNPDYVRALTLADLDALVELHGHIRAVNPAADVRILKSEEMDEDDFTSHLVLLGGGDFNSVNRDITRRLELAVRQQLRPSEKDSGFFSTAEGTTFKPVLDDATGSLAEDVALFYRGKNPYNARRTVTLCSGMYARGTYGAVRALTDVKFRDRNEEHISNRFTKAESFSVLMRVRVNPNGAVVTPDWTQSEVRLHEWPPEAEA
- a CDS encoding MFS transporter — its product is MFALSGATQASWMSRLPPVLEQTQADFVRFGAALLMLGLGTLTAMLLTGAACERFGSRRVLTFGFVVTLASLPAIALSRSTPVLALTLLVMGLGSGVWDAGMNVQGHAVESRLDKHLMSRFHGWWSVGSMAGAGLGLAAARFAVPLLPHLVTVGALTAGLCALSLRTFGEAKDLRSARSRHQQRWPVRRLLPIGTLIFCGAVVEGAAGDWLAVFLHQERGLSHTGAALGYTLFVSAMAAGRLFAERPHRRAGATGVVRSGAIAAALSIALVVFADAGSWAFIGALGWGIGICWVFPAALSAAGNAATSSAVAAMTAVGYSASIFGPLGMGWLAHATGLAAAMLTLLPLALVVALLASALAGADAGE
- a CDS encoding aldo/keto reductase, whose product is MSTLGSSGIEVFPLNLGGNVFGWTSDESASHQVLDAFVAAGGNFVDTADGYSAWVPGNSGGESETIIGNWFAARGGRDRVVLATKVSQHPQFRGLAAATVAAAADASLTRLRTDYIDLYYAHYDDADTPLEETAGAFDALVKAGKVRAIGVSNYSAERIREWFEVARRNGFTLPVAVQPHYNLVERTAYERDIAPVAEAEGLAVLPYYALASGFLTGKYRTEADLASGPRGGGAQKYLTEDGLAVIKVLTDVAATHGVEPATVALAWLRTRKNVAAPIASARTTEQLPALIASATLDLAADEIAALDEVSAR
- a CDS encoding oxidoreductase, with product MTTFTMAGGITVERMGYGAMQLAGPGVFGPPKDRAEAIAVLRTAVESGVDHIDTADFYGPHITNQIIREALHPYGEQLLIVTKVGAVRDDKGGWVHAREPRQLREQVQDNLRNLGVDALDVVNLRVGGGADGHSPVPGSIADKFGALADMRREGLIKHLGLSVVDADQVAEAQSIAPIVTVQNWYNVAHRGDEKLIAALGEQGISYVPFWPLGGFSPLQSGTLDEVAARIGASRQAVALAWLLHQAPNILLIPGTSSVAHLRENLSAGALTLDQDALDALENVSAPD
- a CDS encoding helix-turn-helix domain-containing protein; the encoded protein is MTHNADLKEFLRSRRARLRPEEFGLGDTAGARRVPGLRREELAALAGVSVDYYVRLEQGRNLNPSSTVLDAIARALRLDDTERAHLFDLARPREARRRPPRRPQRVAPATYQLLETLDAAGAPAFIVGRRMDVLAINHAARALICDFNALPARERNYARFIFLDENARDLHPDWAVIAAETVATLRVDAGRHPDDPDLSALVGELSVRSEEFRRWWADHQVLARTSGTKRFRHPVVGALTITYQALTMPGDAEQTMFVYTAPAGSPDQHALRLLQSGAETFSKASSAS
- a CDS encoding alcohol dehydrogenase catalytic domain-containing protein, with product MSMIRSAQVAEPGAPFRIVESARPEPGRGQVRVAVEACGVCRTDAAFVNAAFPVSFPLVTGHEIAGRVDAVGEDVEGWQTGDRVAVGWFGGHCGVCDPCRSGDFIHCVRLQVPGWAYPGGYADALVVPANALARIPDAITAAEAAPMGCAGVATFNGLRSSSARPGELVAVLGLGGLGHLGVQFAAKLGFETVAIARGEAREADARELGAHHYLDSAAGDVAQRLQQLGGATVVLATAGSSAAMSAAIDGLAPNGQLVVVGADPAPIEVSPFQIISTSRTVHGHPSGTARDVEETLRFAALTGIRARTEEMPLTDVQAAYDRMLAGDAHYRVVLTPGR
- a CDS encoding DUF4232 domain-containing protein, which encodes MRTPSFRTLVLGAVAAGLTLGMQACANGTGDAAAAPGEPVAATKSAAASPHVPGAPCTNVDVSVEITLQPAREDGAQRGLVAVTNKSDSDCGVNGRAAISLRNAAGEVVDVPVKNVNQPGAAVPTMLKAGSSAFQGIKWVPCDKGDAGCGTGNTLSFNLQASTDGPAAKLIDFPAPEQSAITMTSLQVGTLQPATQGVVAW
- the chrA gene encoding chromate efflux transporter, whose amino-acid sequence is MTVGLGTVLREWGRIGCVGFGGPPAHIALLRKLCVDDRKWMDAQEFEDAIAACNLLPGPASTQLAIFTAWRVRGRAGAVVGGLAFILPGLLAILILAMLFLGNPPLWVEAAGAGAGAAVAAVAVQAGWSLLGPGWHRAPSRRRWLVYLLLGAAGAATIGPWLVLLLIACGVAEAVFQRMPVTRPPLSALPLIASAGLAGSVAWVALKVGALSYGGGFVIIPLMQADAVDHYHWMTDPEFLNAVALGQITPGPVVHTVAVVGYAAAGLAGGLLAATVAFGPSFAFILLGAHRFDQLRANQRVRAFLDGAGPGAIGAILGSAVPLTLALTEAWQLAVLAGALVLMLALRRGPVLTLLSAAAAGVVVVLLGGPLP